AGCGCGTGGCTATCAAATTGCACGCCGCACCGTAGCCAAGTATCGAGAACAACTCAATATCCCTGTGGCACGTTTGCGAAAAGAAGTGTAACAACAAACCAACCTTTCTTTTTCCTACATGCCTCACCACCAAAAACATCGGGGCGCAAATCCGAAAGATGCCGAAAATTTCGCGCCTGCCCTGCTACCGCTATTGCGACAAGCCCTTAGCGACTTACAATGGTTATTAGATAAAAACTATTCTTTTGATGCGTCTTTAAAATTGGTAGGCGATAAATTTACCCTCACCACGCGCCAAAGGAAAGCTCTCCAACATTGCCTCTGCACACAGGCGCAAGCAAAAAAACGGCAGGAAAAAGAAGTAGGAAATTGGCAACAAAAGTGGCAAAACCCTGCATCAAAGCCCCCTGCCCTGCTAATTGATGGCTACAATTTGCTCATTACGCTCGAATGCGCCCTTTCGGGTGCGCCTATTTTTGTGGGCTTAGATGGCTGCTTGCGCGATATTGCCAGTATTCATAGCACCTATCGCAAAGTGGAAGAAACCCTGCCCGCCCTCCAACTTTTGGCAGAGGCTTTTTCTGCCCTTGCGCCGCCCTCGCTCAC
The DNA window shown above is from Hugenholtzia roseola DSM 9546 and carries:
- a CDS encoding DUF434 domain-containing protein, which translates into the protein MPHHQKHRGANPKDAENFAPALLPLLRQALSDLQWLLDKNYSFDASLKLVGDKFTLTTRQRKALQHCLCTQAQAKKRQEKEVGNWQQKWQNPASKPPALLIDGYNLLITLECALSGAPIFVGLDGCLRDIASIHSTYRKVEETLPALQLLAEAFSALAPPSLTWILDAPISNSGRLKGLILETFALHAPTLPCEVFLEKNADKSLIERSWQGQIPVISADSWVIEEAFAWVNFLPFLLEFMNGILLSLRCFTLLFF